The following proteins are co-located in the Piscirickettsia litoralis genome:
- the rpoC gene encoding DNA-directed RNA polymerase subunit beta', whose protein sequence is MKDLLGMVKRGARFEDFDAIRIGLASPDMIRSWSYGEVKKPETINYRTFKPERDGLFCAKIFGPIKDYECLCGKYKRLKHRGVICEKCGVEVAPTKVRRDRMGHVDLASPVAHIWFLRSLPSRIGTLLDMTLRDIERVLYFEAFVVIEPGMTALEKGQMLSDEEYLNALEQYGDEFDARMGAEAIKIILKELNLESEITALRDELPTTNSETRIKKITKRLKLLEAFAGSGNKPEWMVMDVLPVLPPDLRPLVPLDGGRFATSDLNDLYRRVINRNNRLKRLLELAAPDIIVRNEKRMLQESVDALLDNGRRGRAITGSNRRALKSLADMIKGKQGRFRQNLLGKRVDYSGRSVIVVGPTLRLHQCGLPKKMALELFKPFIFSKLQFRGLATTIKAAKKLVEKEAAEVWDVLDEVIREHPVLLNRAPTLHRLGIQAFEPVLIEGKAIQLHPLVCAAYNADFDGDQMAVHIPLTIEAQLEARALMMSTNNILSPASGDPVIAPSQDVVLGIYYTTREKINAKGEGMVFADIKEAERAYQAEVVDLHAKVKVRITDFARDDNNELIERTRLIDTTIGRALLFTIVPAGIPFEMVNKAMGKKQIAGLLDECYHNVGLKETVIFADQLMYAGFRYATRSGVSVGIDDMVVPESKPAIIEEAESQVREITEQYASGLVTSGERYNKVVDIWSRTNDTVKKAMMENLSKEQVVDAEGNTVEQASFNSVYMMADSGARGSQDQMRQLAGMRGLMAKPDGSIIETPIIANFREGLNVLQYFISTHGARKGLADTALKTANSGYLTRRLVDVAQDVVVTEVDCGTEEGLTMTPLIEGGDVVVPLADRLIGRSCAKDVISPSGDVVLEKGTYLDEHSIKRIDDAGVYEVVVRSAVTCETRRGICATCYGRDLARGHRVNAGEAVGVIAAQSIGEPGTQLTMRTFHIGGAASRASAANNIQVKNSGFVRFHNIKKVDRIDGKSVIISRSSQIAVVDEHGREREQYKLPYGSELSVTDGAAIDAGQIVATWDPHSHPIISEVKGRIRFIDLVDGVSMSRQVDEMTGLSSIVVEDAKRSGATGKELRPMVRLVDAHGDDLCIPNTNIAASYNLPTGAILNLENDAEVGVGDVIARIPQEGSKTRDITGGLPRVADLFEARIPKEAAVLAEITGVVNFGKETKEKRRLVITPPEGEAFEILVPKWRPLNVFEGEQIEKGEVLVDGEPSPHDILRLKGVRALADYIVNEIQDVYRLQGVKINDKHIEVILRQMLRKVMVTMAGDTKLLVGELVEDYQVLEENERLAEDQVPARFTPMLLGITKASLSTESFISAASFQETTRVLTEAAVTGKRDDLRGLKENVIVGRLIPAGTGLAYHNERRRNRQPEPVQELQEAKKPTADDVQSALSEAFKASDASGS, encoded by the coding sequence TTGAAAGATTTATTGGGTATGGTGAAGCGTGGTGCACGCTTCGAAGATTTTGATGCAATCCGTATCGGCCTTGCATCACCCGACATGATACGTTCGTGGTCTTATGGTGAAGTAAAGAAGCCTGAGACGATTAACTATCGTACATTTAAGCCAGAACGTGACGGTTTGTTCTGTGCGAAAATCTTTGGACCGATCAAAGATTACGAATGCTTATGTGGTAAATATAAGCGCTTAAAGCACCGTGGTGTGATTTGTGAGAAGTGTGGTGTTGAAGTTGCGCCAACGAAAGTTCGTCGTGACCGCATGGGCCACGTCGATCTTGCAAGCCCGGTTGCACATATTTGGTTCTTGCGTTCATTGCCTTCACGCATAGGCACATTGCTTGATATGACCTTACGTGATATCGAACGTGTGCTTTATTTTGAAGCCTTTGTCGTTATTGAGCCGGGCATGACGGCCTTAGAAAAAGGTCAAATGCTTTCTGATGAAGAATATCTAAATGCCTTAGAGCAGTATGGTGATGAGTTCGATGCTCGTATGGGAGCTGAGGCGATCAAGATTATCTTAAAAGAGCTTAATCTTGAAAGTGAAATCACCGCATTGCGTGATGAATTGCCAACGACTAATTCAGAAACTCGCATTAAGAAAATCACTAAACGCCTGAAACTATTAGAAGCGTTTGCTGGTTCTGGCAATAAGCCAGAATGGATGGTGATGGATGTGTTGCCTGTTCTGCCGCCTGATCTGCGTCCATTGGTGCCGCTAGATGGGGGCCGTTTCGCAACCTCTGACTTGAACGACTTATATCGCCGTGTCATTAACCGTAACAACCGTTTGAAGCGCTTATTAGAGCTTGCAGCGCCTGATATCATTGTTCGCAATGAAAAACGCATGTTGCAAGAGTCTGTTGATGCTTTATTAGATAATGGTCGTCGTGGCCGCGCGATTACGGGTTCTAACCGTCGCGCACTAAAATCGTTGGCAGACATGATCAAGGGTAAGCAGGGGCGTTTCCGTCAAAACTTGCTCGGTAAGCGTGTTGACTATTCAGGTCGTTCTGTCATCGTGGTCGGTCCGACATTGCGTTTGCATCAATGTGGCTTGCCAAAGAAAATGGCCTTAGAGTTATTTAAGCCGTTCATTTTCAGTAAGTTACAGTTCCGTGGTTTGGCGACAACGATTAAGGCAGCGAAAAAGCTCGTTGAAAAAGAGGCTGCTGAGGTTTGGGACGTTCTTGATGAAGTGATTCGTGAGCATCCTGTTCTACTTAACCGTGCACCGACATTGCACCGTTTAGGGATTCAAGCCTTTGAGCCTGTACTGATTGAAGGTAAAGCGATTCAGTTGCATCCGCTCGTCTGTGCGGCTTATAACGCTGACTTTGACGGTGACCAGATGGCGGTTCACATTCCGTTGACGATTGAAGCGCAGCTTGAAGCGCGTGCTTTGATGATGTCGACGAACAATATTTTATCGCCAGCATCAGGTGATCCAGTGATCGCACCATCGCAAGACGTGGTTTTGGGTATTTATTATACGACACGTGAGAAGATCAATGCCAAAGGTGAGGGCATGGTCTTTGCGGATATCAAAGAAGCAGAGCGTGCGTATCAAGCCGAAGTTGTAGATCTACATGCGAAAGTTAAGGTCCGTATTACCGATTTTGCGCGTGATGATAATAATGAATTGATTGAGCGTACTCGCTTGATCGATACAACGATCGGTCGTGCTTTGTTATTTACTATTGTTCCGGCGGGTATCCCGTTTGAAATGGTGAATAAAGCCATGGGTAAAAAGCAAATCGCCGGCCTACTCGATGAGTGTTATCACAATGTTGGTCTAAAAGAGACAGTGATTTTTGCCGATCAGCTGATGTATGCCGGATTTAGGTATGCAACGCGCTCGGGTGTCTCTGTTGGTATTGATGACATGGTGGTGCCTGAGTCTAAACCGGCGATTATTGAAGAAGCAGAGTCTCAGGTTCGTGAGATTACTGAGCAATATGCTTCCGGCTTGGTGACCTCAGGTGAGCGTTATAACAAAGTCGTCGATATTTGGTCGCGCACTAATGATACTGTTAAAAAAGCGATGATGGAGAACCTCTCGAAAGAGCAGGTGGTTGATGCCGAAGGCAATACTGTAGAGCAAGCTTCATTTAACTCAGTTTACATGATGGCAGACTCAGGAGCGCGTGGTTCGCAAGATCAGATGCGTCAGCTCGCAGGTATGCGTGGTTTGATGGCAAAACCGGACGGTTCGATCATTGAAACGCCGATTATCGCTAACTTCCGTGAAGGTTTGAACGTCCTTCAATACTTTATCTCGACGCACGGTGCGCGTAAAGGTTTGGCCGATACCGCATTGAAAACAGCGAACTCAGGTTACTTAACGCGGCGTTTGGTCGATGTGGCTCAAGATGTTGTCGTGACTGAAGTCGATTGTGGGACTGAAGAAGGCTTGACTATGACGCCGCTGATCGAAGGTGGTGATGTGGTTGTGCCATTGGCAGATCGCTTAATTGGTCGTTCTTGTGCGAAAGATGTGATTTCGCCATCCGGTGACGTGGTTCTTGAAAAAGGCACTTACTTGGATGAGCACTCGATTAAACGTATTGATGATGCTGGTGTTTATGAGGTTGTTGTCCGTTCTGCGGTGACCTGTGAGACGCGTCGTGGTATCTGTGCGACTTGCTATGGTCGTGATTTGGCGCGTGGTCATCGTGTGAATGCTGGTGAGGCAGTTGGTGTGATTGCAGCGCAATCCATTGGTGAGCCGGGCACGCAGTTAACCATGCGTACCTTCCACATTGGTGGTGCGGCATCGCGGGCGTCTGCAGCGAATAATATCCAGGTGAAAAACAGTGGTTTTGTTCGTTTCCACAACATTAAGAAAGTGGACCGTATTGACGGCAAATCGGTAATTATTTCACGATCGAGCCAAATCGCCGTGGTCGATGAGCACGGTCGTGAGCGTGAGCAGTATAAGCTGCCGTATGGTTCAGAGCTTTCTGTGACCGATGGCGCGGCGATTGATGCTGGTCAGATTGTGGCGACGTGGGATCCGCACTCGCATCCGATTATCTCAGAAGTGAAAGGGCGTATTCGTTTTATCGACTTGGTTGATGGCGTGTCGATGTCCCGCCAGGTTGATGAGATGACCGGGCTTTCAAGTATTGTGGTTGAAGATGCGAAACGTTCGGGTGCAACAGGTAAAGAATTGCGGCCAATGGTACGTTTGGTCGACGCGCATGGTGATGATCTGTGTATTCCAAATACCAATATTGCTGCAAGTTATAACTTGCCAACCGGCGCGATCTTAAACCTTGAAAACGATGCCGAGGTGGGCGTGGGTGATGTTATCGCACGTATTCCACAAGAAGGCTCGAAGACGCGTGATATCACCGGGGGTCTACCGCGTGTAGCTGACTTATTCGAAGCGCGAATCCCTAAAGAAGCGGCGGTCTTAGCTGAGATTACTGGAGTGGTTAACTTTGGTAAAGAGACGAAAGAAAAGCGCCGTTTGGTGATTACACCGCCTGAGGGTGAAGCGTTTGAAATCTTGGTGCCAAAATGGCGTCCACTGAACGTCTTTGAAGGTGAGCAGATTGAAAAAGGTGAGGTTCTCGTCGATGGTGAGCCGAGCCCGCATGACATCTTGCGCCTGAAAGGGGTTAGAGCGTTGGCGGATTATATCGTCAATGAGATTCAAGACGTCTATCGTCTTCAGGGTGTGAAAATTAATGATAAGCACATTGAAGTTATCTTGCGCCAAATGTTGCGTAAGGTCATGGTCACGATGGCAGGCGATACCAAATTGCTGGTCGGTGAACTTGTTGAAGACTATCAAGTGCTAGAAGAAAATGAGCGTTTAGCTGAAGACCAAGTACCGGCACGTTTCACGCCGATGCTGTTAGGGATCACTAAAGCCTCACTTTCAACAGAATCCTTTATCTCAGCGGCCTCTTTCCAAGAGACGACACGTGTCTTGACAGAAGCGGCTGTGACAGGAAAACGTGATGACCTTCGTGGTCTCAAAGAGAATGTGATTGTTGGTCGACTGATTCCTGCGGGAACTGGATTGGCTTATCACAATGAGCGACGTCGTAACCGTCAACCAGAACCGGTGCAAGAGCTTCAAGAAGCTAAGAAACCGACCGCAGATGATGTGCAAAGTGCTTTAAGTGAAGCCTTTAAAGCCTCTGATGCCAGCGGTTCTTAG
- the rpoB gene encoding DNA-directed RNA polymerase subunit beta, producing the protein MAYSYTEKKRIRREFAKLPHVLDVPYLLSIQKDSYQQFLQRGVNLEKRLESGLHAAFSSVLPIASFSGSAELQYVDYRLGEPLFDVRECRIRGISYAAPLRVKLRLVIYDKTASGDTKVVKDIKEQEVYMGELPLMTENGTFIINGTERVIVSQLHRSPGVFFDHDKGKTHSSGKLLFSARVIPYRGSWLDFEFDPKDLLYVRIDRRRKLPATILLRALGYNAEEILDIFFETTAFYLGDKGVEMELVPERLRGETVAFDIKDEKGNVLVEEGRRVTARHVRKISEAGLKKLVVPADYILGKALSHDVVSSDGEIVAAANSEITPDLLAAIHKAGVNELRVIYTNDMDRGPYISDTLRADPTTSQMEALVEVYRMMRPGEPPTKEAAENLIKTLFFSADRYDLSAVGRMKFNRRIGREEIEGEGVLSKEDILAVMKTLIEIRDGKGQVDDIDHLGNRRVRSVGEMAENQFRVGLVRVERAVRERLGIAESENLMPQDLINAKPVSAAIKEFFGSSQLSQFMDQNNPLSEITHKRRVSALGPGGLTRERAGFEVRDVHPTHYGRVCPIETPEGPNIGLINSLATYARTNKYGFLETPYRRVVDGKVTGEVDFLSAIEEAEHIIAQANATVAEDGGLTDSLLHCRQSGETFFTTADKVDYMDVAPRQMVSVAASMIPFLEHDDANRALMGSNMQRQAVPTLIAEKPVVGTGVERTVAVDSGVTVVARRGGVIDSVDATRIVVRVNDAETEAGEAGVDIYNLTKYTRSNQNTCINQRPLVRNGDVIAKGDVLADGPSTDIGELALGQNMYVAFMPWNGYNFEDSILISERVVEEDRFTTIHVEELVCIARDTKLGPEEISPDIPNVAESSLAKLDESGIVFVGAEVKAGDILVGKVTPKGETQLTPEEKLLRAIFGEKASDVKDTSLRMPTGMSGTVIDVQVFTRDGVEKDDRAKEIEEAELEMFRKDLRDEVRIREADVLQRLRKMLVGQVTIGGSGLKAGATITAADIQDLPAEKLFTIRLQDEKIGDQLERIQDHFADIRKEFEQRLEEKRLKITQGSDLAPGVLKIVKTYIAVKRRIQPGDKMAGRHGNKGVISQIVPVEDMPHDKNGRPVDICLNPLGVPSRMNIGQILETHLGWAAKGLGECIGEMLDEQREVAKVREFLGQVYNGDTEHPEDLDSLSDKEILALANNLRKGVPMATAVFDGAAEKQIKGMLKLAGLPESGQTILFDGRTGVQFDRPVTVGYMYMLKLNHLVDDKMHARSTGSYSLVTQQPLGGKAQFGGQRFGEMEVWALEAYGAAYTLQEMLTVKSDDVGGRTKVYKNIVEGDHRMEPGMPESFNVLVKEIRSLGIDIELEQE; encoded by the coding sequence ATGGCCTACTCCTACACTGAAAAGAAGCGAATTCGTAGGGAGTTTGCTAAACTTCCTCACGTGTTAGATGTTCCCTACCTTTTGTCTATCCAAAAGGATTCCTATCAACAATTTTTGCAACGAGGCGTGAATTTAGAAAAGCGTCTTGAATCTGGTTTGCATGCTGCCTTTTCATCGGTATTGCCGATTGCAAGTTTCTCTGGTAGTGCAGAGTTGCAATACGTCGATTATCGTTTGGGTGAGCCCTTATTCGATGTTAGAGAATGTCGAATTCGTGGTATTAGCTATGCAGCGCCGCTACGCGTAAAATTGCGTTTAGTGATTTACGACAAAACAGCTTCGGGTGATACCAAAGTTGTTAAAGATATCAAAGAGCAAGAAGTTTACATGGGCGAGCTGCCATTGATGACCGAAAACGGTACGTTCATCATCAATGGAACTGAGCGTGTGATTGTCTCTCAGCTGCACCGCTCACCGGGTGTGTTCTTTGATCATGATAAGGGTAAAACGCACTCTTCTGGAAAATTATTATTTTCTGCGCGTGTGATTCCTTACCGTGGTTCTTGGCTCGATTTTGAGTTTGATCCTAAAGATTTACTCTATGTGCGTATCGACCGTCGTCGTAAGTTGCCGGCAACTATATTATTGCGTGCGTTAGGCTATAACGCTGAAGAAATTTTAGATATTTTCTTTGAAACGACAGCATTTTACCTTGGTGATAAAGGCGTTGAAATGGAACTTGTTCCCGAGCGTCTGCGCGGTGAAACCGTTGCCTTTGACATTAAAGATGAAAAAGGCAATGTCTTAGTTGAAGAAGGTCGCCGTGTGACTGCGCGTCACGTGCGTAAGATTTCTGAAGCCGGCTTGAAAAAATTAGTTGTGCCTGCGGATTATATTCTGGGTAAAGCCTTGTCGCATGATGTGGTCAGCTCCGATGGTGAAATCGTTGCGGCTGCAAACAGTGAAATCACGCCTGATTTACTCGCTGCGATTCATAAGGCAGGTGTTAATGAGCTACGTGTGATTTATACGAATGATATGGATCGTGGTCCATATATTTCTGATACTTTGCGTGCAGATCCAACGACTTCACAAATGGAAGCCTTGGTTGAGGTGTATCGAATGATGCGCCCAGGTGAGCCGCCAACTAAAGAAGCTGCTGAAAACTTAATTAAAACGTTGTTCTTCTCAGCAGATCGTTATGACCTTTCTGCGGTGGGACGTATGAAATTTAATCGCCGCATTGGTCGTGAAGAGATCGAGGGTGAAGGTGTTCTTTCAAAAGAGGACATCTTGGCGGTGATGAAAACATTGATTGAAATTCGCGATGGTAAAGGTCAAGTTGATGATATCGATCACTTGGGTAACCGTCGTGTACGCTCTGTTGGTGAGATGGCTGAAAACCAATTCCGTGTTGGTTTAGTGCGTGTTGAGCGTGCTGTGCGTGAGCGCTTGGGCATTGCTGAATCAGAAAATCTGATGCCGCAAGACTTAATTAATGCGAAGCCGGTGTCTGCTGCGATTAAAGAGTTCTTTGGTTCTAGTCAGCTGTCTCAGTTTATGGACCAAAACAACCCGCTTTCAGAAATTACCCATAAGCGCCGTGTTTCAGCATTAGGTCCAGGTGGTCTAACGCGTGAGCGCGCAGGCTTTGAGGTGCGTGACGTACACCCAACTCACTATGGTCGCGTGTGTCCGATTGAAACGCCTGAGGGGCCAAACATTGGTTTGATTAACTCGTTGGCAACCTATGCGCGGACGAATAAATACGGTTTCTTAGAAACACCGTATCGTCGTGTTGTGGATGGCAAAGTCACCGGTGAAGTTGACTTTCTATCGGCCATTGAAGAAGCTGAGCACATTATCGCTCAGGCGAACGCAACAGTCGCTGAAGATGGCGGTTTAACAGATAGTTTGCTGCATTGCCGCCAATCGGGTGAAACCTTCTTTACGACTGCGGATAAAGTTGATTATATGGACGTTGCGCCTCGCCAGATGGTCTCTGTTGCCGCCTCGATGATTCCATTCTTAGAACACGATGATGCAAACCGTGCCTTGATGGGATCGAATATGCAACGTCAAGCGGTGCCGACTTTGATTGCAGAGAAGCCTGTGGTCGGAACCGGTGTTGAGCGCACAGTCGCCGTAGACTCTGGAGTGACTGTTGTTGCTAGACGTGGTGGTGTGATTGATTCTGTAGATGCGACACGTATTGTGGTTCGTGTCAATGATGCTGAAACTGAAGCCGGTGAGGCTGGGGTTGATATTTACAACCTCACTAAATATACCCGTTCTAACCAAAACACGTGCATTAATCAGCGCCCATTGGTGCGTAATGGCGATGTGATTGCCAAAGGCGATGTTCTCGCCGATGGGCCATCGACAGATATCGGTGAGCTGGCGCTGGGTCAGAATATGTACGTGGCCTTCATGCCGTGGAATGGTTATAACTTTGAGGATTCGATTCTCATTTCTGAGCGTGTCGTTGAAGAAGATCGCTTTACGACGATTCATGTTGAAGAATTAGTCTGTATCGCGCGTGATACTAAGCTTGGTCCTGAAGAAATTTCTCCAGATATTCCAAATGTTGCTGAAAGCTCGCTGGCAAAGCTTGATGAATCCGGTATTGTGTTCGTCGGTGCTGAAGTGAAAGCTGGTGATATTTTGGTTGGTAAAGTGACGCCTAAGGGTGAAACTCAACTGACCCCTGAAGAAAAGCTATTGCGTGCGATCTTCGGTGAAAAAGCCTCTGATGTGAAAGATACCTCATTGCGCATGCCTACGGGGATGTCGGGTACGGTAATCGATGTTCAGGTCTTCACTCGTGATGGTGTTGAAAAAGATGATCGCGCCAAAGAGATCGAAGAAGCTGAACTTGAAATGTTCCGTAAAGACTTGCGTGATGAAGTGCGTATTCGCGAAGCGGATGTGCTGCAACGTCTGCGCAAGATGCTTGTGGGTCAAGTAACGATTGGTGGTTCTGGCTTGAAGGCCGGTGCAACGATCACCGCAGCGGATATTCAAGATCTTCCTGCTGAAAAATTGTTCACGATTCGTTTGCAAGACGAGAAGATCGGCGATCAGTTAGAGCGTATTCAAGATCACTTTGCTGATATTCGTAAAGAATTTGAGCAACGCCTTGAAGAAAAACGCTTGAAAATCACTCAAGGGTCTGATTTGGCGCCAGGTGTATTGAAGATCGTTAAGACTTATATTGCCGTCAAACGTCGTATTCAGCCAGGTGATAAGATGGCCGGTCGTCACGGGAACAAAGGTGTAATTTCACAAATTGTTCCTGTTGAAGATATGCCGCATGACAAGAATGGTCGTCCAGTGGACATCTGCTTAAACCCGCTTGGGGTGCCATCGCGGATGAACATCGGCCAGATTCTTGAGACTCACTTGGGTTGGGCTGCTAAAGGTTTGGGCGAATGTATCGGTGAGATGCTCGATGAGCAGCGCGAAGTTGCTAAAGTGCGTGAGTTCTTAGGGCAAGTTTATAACGGCGATACAGAGCACCCAGAAGATCTAGATTCTTTAAGCGATAAAGAAATTCTAGCGTTGGCGAATAACCTGCGTAAGGGTGTGCCGATGGCAACAGCCGTCTTTGATGGGGCAGCAGAGAAGCAGATCAAAGGCATGCTAAAACTCGCTGGGTTGCCTGAATCAGGTCAAACCATCTTGTTTGATGGCCGTACTGGTGTTCAATTTGATCGTCCGGTCACTGTCGGCTATATGTACATGTTGAAGCTTAATCACTTAGTTGATGACAAGATGCATGCGCGTTCAACAGGCTCTTACAGCTTGGTGACGCAGCAGCCACTCGGTGGTAAAGCGCAATTCGGTGGTCAGCGTTTTGGTGAGATGGAGGTCTGGGCCTTAGAAGCTTATGGTGCAGCCTACACCCTACAAGAAATGCTGACAGTGAAGTCTGATGATGTTGGAGGCCGAACTAAGGTCTATAAAAACATTGTTGAGGGCGATCACCGTATGGAACCAGGCATGCCTGAGTCCTTTAATGTGTTAGTCAAAGAAATCCGTTCACTTGGTATCGATATCGAGCTTGAGCAAGAGTAA
- the rplL gene encoding 50S ribosomal protein L7/L12, whose translation MAVTQEEILNAIAEMKVSDVVNLIEAMEEKFGVTAAVATAAPAADAGAAAEEKTEFDVIMKEFGGNKVGAIKAVRGITGLGLKEAKGMVESCPVAVKEAVSKDEAEEIKKQLEEAGATVELK comes from the coding sequence ATGGCTGTAACTCAAGAAGAAATCTTAAACGCAATTGCTGAAATGAAAGTTTCTGACGTTGTTAACTTAATTGAAGCAATGGAAGAGAAGTTCGGTGTAACTGCTGCTGTAGCGACTGCTGCTCCTGCGGCTGACGCTGGCGCTGCTGCTGAAGAGAAGACTGAATTTGATGTAATCATGAAAGAATTTGGTGGCAACAAAGTTGGTGCTATTAAAGCAGTTCGTGGTATCACAGGTCTTGGCTTGAAAGAAGCGAAAGGTATGGTTGAAAGCTGCCCAGTTGCAGTTAAAGAAGCTGTATCTAAAGACGAAGCTGAAGAAATCAAGAAGCAGCTTGAAGAAGCAGGTGCAACTGTCGAACTTAAATAA
- the rplJ gene encoding 50S ribosomal protein L10 has protein sequence MALNLEQKKAIVAEVTAVAQASVSAVAAEYHGLTSNDMNSLRKQARDAGVNLRIVRNTLARRAVEGTSFECMKEKFTGPLILAFAPEENPSAAARLVRDFAKTNKALDTKSLAFNGDLMEASELDKLAKMPTRDEGIAMLMGLMKEPVAKLARTLAAVRDQKEAEAAA, from the coding sequence ATGGCGCTGAATCTTGAACAAAAGAAAGCCATTGTTGCTGAGGTAACAGCAGTAGCACAGGCTTCAGTATCAGCTGTAGCGGCTGAGTACCATGGCTTAACTTCTAATGACATGAACAGCTTACGTAAGCAAGCGCGTGATGCAGGTGTGAATCTGCGTATCGTGCGTAACACGCTAGCTCGTCGTGCTGTAGAAGGTACGTCTTTTGAGTGCATGAAAGAAAAGTTCACAGGTCCTTTGATCTTGGCCTTTGCACCTGAAGAAAACCCATCTGCGGCTGCGCGTTTAGTGCGTGACTTCGCAAAAACAAACAAAGCGCTAGACACTAAATCATTGGCATTTAACGGTGATTTAATGGAAGCGTCTGAGCTTGATAAGCTTGCGAAGATGCCAACACGTGATGAAGGTATTGCAATGTTGATGGGCTTAATGAAAGAGCCTGTTGCTAAACTTGCACGTACACTCGCTGCTGTTCGTGACCAGAAAGAAGCCGAAGCTGCGGCATAA
- the rplA gene encoding 50S ribosomal protein L1, which produces MAKLTKRAKLIADKVEADKQYEIIEALNLLNEVSSVKFKESVDVSVNLGIDPRKSDQVVRGATVLPHGTGKDVRVAVFAQGANAEAAKAAGADVVGFEDLAEEVKKGNLDFDVVIASPDAMRIVGQLGQVLGPRGLMPNPKVGTVTPDVAGAVKNAKAGQVRYRADKTGIVHASIGKLGFDANQLKENLETLLVALQKAKPASAKGVYMKKVTVSTTMGPGVAVDQATLAVK; this is translated from the coding sequence ATGGCGAAATTAACAAAGCGTGCAAAGCTGATTGCTGATAAAGTTGAAGCGGACAAGCAATACGAAATCATTGAAGCACTAAATCTTCTTAATGAAGTGTCTTCAGTGAAATTTAAAGAATCTGTTGATGTAAGCGTTAACTTGGGTATTGACCCGCGTAAATCAGATCAAGTGGTCCGTGGTGCGACAGTATTGCCTCACGGTACTGGTAAAGACGTTCGTGTTGCTGTATTTGCACAAGGTGCGAACGCAGAAGCTGCAAAAGCGGCAGGTGCTGACGTTGTTGGTTTTGAAGATCTGGCCGAAGAAGTGAAAAAAGGCAACTTAGATTTTGATGTTGTTATCGCTTCTCCTGATGCAATGCGTATTGTTGGTCAATTAGGCCAAGTATTGGGTCCGCGTGGTTTAATGCCTAACCCGAAAGTGGGTACTGTAACACCTGATGTTGCAGGAGCGGTTAAAAATGCCAAAGCTGGCCAGGTTCGTTACCGTGCTGATAAAACAGGTATCGTTCATGCGAGCATCGGCAAACTTGGCTTTGATGCAAACCAATTAAAAGAAAATTTAGAAACACTGTTAGTGGCGTTGCAAAAGGCGAAGCCTGCATCTGCTAAAGGTGTTTACATGAAGAAAGTTACGGTCTCCACAACAATGGGGCCGGGTGTTGCAGTTGATCAAGCGACTTTAGCTGTTAAGTAA
- the rplK gene encoding 50S ribosomal protein L11, translated as MAKKVSAYIKLQVAAGKANPSPPVGPALGQHGVNIMEFCKAFNAKTQNLDAGAPVPVVITVYSDRSFTFETKTPPASYLLKKAAKLKKGSGTPNLNKVGKITRAQLEEIAEIKMPDLTASNMDAAVRTIAGTAVRMGLEVEGV; from the coding sequence ATGGCTAAAAAAGTTTCAGCCTATATTAAGTTGCAGGTTGCTGCAGGTAAGGCAAATCCAAGTCCTCCGGTGGGCCCAGCATTGGGTCAGCACGGTGTCAATATCATGGAATTTTGTAAAGCATTCAACGCAAAAACACAAAATTTGGATGCAGGTGCACCTGTTCCAGTTGTGATTACTGTATATAGTGATCGTAGTTTTACTTTTGAAACTAAAACGCCACCAGCGTCTTACTTGTTAAAGAAAGCAGCCAAGCTGAAAAAAGGTTCTGGTACGCCTAACTTAAATAAAGTCGGTAAAATAACACGTGCTCAGCTTGAAGAAATTGCTGAGATTAAAATGCCTGATTTGACTGCATCAAACATGGATGCGGCTGTACGTACAATTGCAGGAACTGCAGTACGTATGGGTCTTGAAGTAGAAGGGGTGTAG
- the nusG gene encoding transcription termination/antitermination protein NusG: MSKRWYVVQAYSGYEKRVVNLLKEHMKAANLEDKFGEILVPTEEVVEMRSGQKRKSERKFFPGYVLVQMEMDEEAWHLVRNVPRVLGFIGGTAERPAPITDAEADRILNRLKDGENKPRPKTLFEPGEIIRVIDGPFADFNGTIEEVDYEKSKVRAAISIFGRSTPVELDFGQISKDID; encoded by the coding sequence ATGTCAAAGCGTTGGTATGTTGTTCAAGCGTATTCGGGCTATGAAAAGCGAGTGGTCAACTTGCTAAAAGAGCATATGAAGGCGGCTAATTTAGAAGATAAGTTTGGCGAGATTCTTGTGCCTACAGAAGAAGTTGTTGAGATGCGCTCTGGGCAGAAGCGCAAAAGTGAGCGCAAGTTTTTTCCGGGTTATGTATTAGTGCAGATGGAAATGGACGAAGAGGCTTGGCACTTAGTGCGTAATGTTCCTCGTGTTTTAGGTTTTATCGGTGGCACGGCAGAGCGCCCAGCGCCAATTACTGATGCAGAAGCAGATCGAATTCTAAATCGCTTGAAAGATGGCGAGAATAAGCCACGGCCGAAAACATTGTTCGAGCCGGGTGAGATTATCCGCGTTATCGATGGTCCGTTTGCTGACTTTAACGGCACGATCGAAGAAGTGGATTATGAGAAGAGTAAAGTGCGTGCGGCGATTTCTATTTTTGGTCGCTCAACGCCAGTCGAACTTGATTTTGGTCAAATCAGCAAAGATATTGACTAG